The following DNA comes from Nicotiana sylvestris chromosome 10, ASM39365v2, whole genome shotgun sequence.
TTCCTTCTGGTTTGTGAGAGTATCCTGGAACTCCAAGCGTTTAGCTGACCTGAGATCAACTACACTGGGAGGCATTGGTTGAAGGGATCCATGTAGCTTAACTAAATTAAAGAATTCCTCCTTTTGAAGACTTTTTTTCTCAACTAGTATATCAACAACTGCATCCATAAGGTTCCGGTTTCGCTCAAGGATCTGTACAGGAATTTCAGGATTACATTAATGAAAATCTGAGCAACATGCAGTTTCTTAACTAactttatcttcttccttttccGCTTAGACCAGAGGGGCAGGAAAAGGGAATGAGTCTACTGATACCTCTTTTGCACGACCATAGCACATATGTAAGATCTGTAGTGCCTCTGAGTCAATGTCCTAAAAAAGCACAATGTATTTTGGAATTCAGGTGTCACGCAGAACACATCCATATGGAAAATACAGATGGAATGCAATACCAAAGAAGTGCAACCAAAAAGCAGAGactggaattttttttttattttagaagcATATTTGAAACTCTAGCAACCGCATACAAATGAAGTATTCATACTTCTGGAAGGAGGAAACatatatttttgttaaaatttcAATTGCCTTTAAGCAATTGATCAATGGGGAAGGGGAAATAGTTAGATTACTaaagagtgtgtgtgtgtgtgtgttgtggggggggggggggcagagaGTGAAATCTTACATTTATCCTATCTGCAACCCAGAAGTTAGACAAACCATAATGTTTCTCAGAAAGACCTCCAAGAACAAGAGTCCGAGCCGCCGATCTAGCATTGTCTGCAGTCTCCGCCCATATGGTACTGAGCTGAAATATTTTAAATGTATAAGTGACTAATTATTGCCCCAGTGGACTTCCCGTCATGGCTACATTTCTTAATAATCTTTAAGACACCAACAAAAGCAACACTGGATCCTTTTGAACTATTTAAGTGCTAGGTGACAAatgatgcaaaaataaaatttaagtttCTGTATATCTTACCTGGTCCTTTCCATACCACAGCTCATCAGCAGCACGTGGTGCTAGCTGAACAGTGATGTGATCCAAGAGTGACTGTCGGCTGCATTAAAATGAATTTTAAAAGTTAAAGATGACTACACTcaggaatttttttttctttgacttCTAAGGTGCAGTCGCGCCAATGCAGTAGGCAGTCGCCTCTTCCAAATTGCTTACATGGGAAGCAACACCAACAGATAATGAGGTATTTCAAAAGCAAATACTTCATGTCTTTGGTGTCTACAGATATGTTTCTTCACTTCACATAAGGCAATACATGATTAGAGATTTGAAATACTCACTTCTTAGTTCCATTACATGTACACTAGCATATCTTGTTGCATTTGATATTTCAATTTTAAGTTTTTGAGAGAAGAAATCAGAAAGATAAGTGCAATATGAAgggggtagaaatcatgcctcaGCATTCCTTCCTTAAATTTGACATGATCCATTTTCATCCGCACATAACCAAGCTCCCTGCCAGCCCTTGGAGCAATAGTGACCTTCTCAAAAAGAAACATTACAAAAAACAGCCGACATAAAAGGCACTTCGAGGAAAGTTCATACAGTAGACAGAAGCAATTGGCTCAATTAATCATCAATTATAACGATGATGATAACAGCTATTTTGATAAGTATGAAAATAAGAACTCAATGCACTTTGGAGGAAGAAAAAGACGAGAAAGCTGTAGCTTCCAGCTCTAACTTCCATTAACGAGCATGATTCTACTTTTCCGTATCTTGTCAAACAAAGAGCATGAGAAATCAGAATTCAGGAAGAAGGAGAAACATTGATTGCTCTATCATCAAATATTTCCCAACTGACCCAAGTTTATCTATACCAGCAGTCAGTCCACTTCAAAGCTCCTTGCTAGCAAGTAATATTCTATTACATGGGTACAGTTTCCTTTGTCTAATACATGGTTAAATTAGACAGAAATTTCCgcataaaagaagaaaaagcatGAGAAAATCAAAATTCAGGAAGGAGGACGAACATTGATTACTCTTTCTCCTAACTGACCCAAGTTTTGTTTGCCACCCATACCAGTAGTCGGTCCGCAACAAAGCTCGTTCAAAACAAATCAATATTCTACTATATGGATATCGCTTCTTTCCTTTATAACATGGTTAACTTAGATTGAGATTTTAGTCATCATCTAAACTTTAAAGCTCATATCCATACATATTGTATAGGGAACAAATATAATCAATTTTAACATTTGAACATGCGCAACTACTTCGTCAACTTTCAAACAGGTATCTACTATGTGCAAGATGTAGTCTCACCTCAACTTCGCTCCTCTCATGTTGACTAAACTTGCCGTGCAAGTATTTCGTCTTACTTCTACTTATCCTAAATATAACACTAGAGCTAATTCTTGACAAGGTAATATAATGACATGATATTCCACCAACAAGGTAATATAATGACATGAATTCTGCGCTTAGCCCATTCttatttgccttggtgatggatgctttgacacatcatattcaaggggaggtgccatggtgtatatgctatttgctgatgacattgtTCTAATTGACAAGACGAGGGCAGGTGTTAACGAgagattggaggtttggagacagactctcgagtctaagggtttcaaattgagcaggTCTAAGACAGAGTACCTGGAGTGCAAGTTTAGCACTGAGTCGAGGGATGTAGGCGGGGACGTGAGGCTTGGGTcacaggtcatccccaagagagatagcttcaagtaccttgggtcggtgaTTCAAGGGGACGGAGAGATCGACGAGGACGTCACTCACCGCATAGGGGCGggctggatgaaatggaggcttgcatctggagtcttgtgtgacaagaaagtgccaccgatactcaaaggtaagttttatagagctgtGGTTAGACCGGcaatgttgtatggggcagagtgttgaccggttaagaactcccatatccagaggttgaaagtagcagagatgcggatgctgaggtggatgtgcgggcacactaggatagacaagatcaggaatgaagatattcggaggAAGGTGGGCGTCGCCcctgtggatgacaagatgcgggaagcgaggctcagatggttcgggcacgtgcagaggagaagcatcgatgctccggtgaggaggtgtgagcgattgGCCGTGGTGGGCACAacaagaggtagagggagacctaagaagtattggggagaggtgatcaggcaggacatggttcgtctgcagatttccgaggacatggcccttcaTAGGAAGGCCTGGAGGACTAGCATTAGAGTTGTAGGATAGGGGTAGTGGAGCTTTCCTTACTGCATGCCGGGGGTGAGGCGGGGTTGGGGTTGATCTTAGATGGTTTGCAGTTTATGTTGAACCCACACTATTCTTGTTGTTTATCTTAGATTCCTTAAGACTCtggttactgttattgcatgtcattccTCTTTTAATTTTTATGCTTCTGTTACTATAATGGTTTTTactggagttactaatgaattctcttttcttttcttgttttccttgtttttctttatttccgtcgttctgagccgagggtctatcggaaacagcctctctgtcctaccggggcaggggtaaggtctgcgtacacattaccctccccagaccctactatgtgggattttactgggtagttgttgttgaTATTCCACCAACACTGAATAATTAGGAAGAAATGCCAGAATTCATATTTCCAAGCAGTTAGCCAAAGACAGAAATCCATGCAGTACAATAGTTCTTTAGCCTTTGTCATAGATGTGATGCAAGCATCTAATAAAAATAAATGCTTATTTGGGTACAGTTGAAGAGTGAACCAAGACGAAAGCAAAGCAGAAGCACAGAGACGATTGCCTAACTCAGTAAAGATACTTCACCCAATTATCATACCATAACAACAATAATGAGAAAGCAGAGAGTAAAATATCAAAAAAAGATATGAATAAAAAAGCAGACAGTAAAAAGCAATATAGAAGAGAGTAAGAGCATTACAAACTCAATATTTCTAAGATCTGGGAAGTTCACTGCCACCACAGCCATCGCTGCTTCATTAATAGCGACTTGCTTCCACATTTCAGGGCTCCTCTCCTTCCGGTCAAGCATTCCTCGTTCTTCAATTTGTGCAGCTTGTAACAAGTCATCAGTTGTAATCTGTTAAGTGCAAACTCTAAGGTTATACAAAGTCTACTGTCTCTGGTAGCAGAAGACCGCACCATGGAGAAGTGAAGTACAGGTTTGGACACCTGTTTTAGTTGAGGAGTACTTCGCAAAGTAGTGACATTAGAGATGGATGGTGACCAGAACTTCATCTTTGTCATGATAAAATCTAGAAGACAAATTCCAGCGTACAATATTTTTGGTCTCTATGATGATATTTAGAAAAATAACACGAGCTTCATTAACCAACATCAACCCATCCCCACTTCTCCGGCTGAAAAGGGCATCATATTGAAAGCAATAATGAAAAAGTTTCTCCCATGTTGCGGGCAATAAATAAGAGCTCAGATTAGGAAGATCTCATGTTGTTTAAAGACTATGCCAAAAAGTTCATCTGTATAGTAAACAACAACTAGTATTGGCATATATTGCTTAACAAGGTTCTCTtttttaccttatcaaaaaacaAGGTTAGAGGAAAATTTGGCTCACTCTGAAGCCCTAAATCTATTACCTCAGGTCTTCCATCACGCATCATATTAATAGCGGCAACCTCAACAATGTTGGCCAACTCTGCACCAACCATTCCATCAGTCATACTGGCAACAGCCATATAGTCCAAATCAGGAGCCATAGGCTTCTTACGAGCGTGCACCTAACCCAAGGAGATTCAATGTAAGAAAAACATGGAGTAAAACATATTATAAGCTTGCTAAGATTTTATAATTTATATATCCCCACGAAAAGCACTTTAAGATGCGGTACACCCCAAAAATAATTGAACCTTTCGACAGACAATTACATATGTCACGTGCACCTTAAGAATTTCAATTCGCCCAATAAGGCCAGGTTTTGGTATGTATATCTTCCGATCAAACCGCCCTGGTCGAACAAGTGCTGGGTCCAATATGTCTGGTCTATTTGTAGAAGCAATAGTGATGACTTCACCTTTGCCTTCAAAACCATCCAAGCACACAAGAAGCTGGAGAAAAAAGGAGAACCAAATCAATGTAGCCTGAAATCTCAACAAGATGAAGTGGAAGTTTCTCATAAGTGCTAAATGCCCTGGAAACCTGATTCAAAGTCGCATCACGTTCTTGTCCACCCGAACCCTTGATCAAACCACGTTCTCTGCCAACCGCATCCAACTCATCAATGAAGACCACTGATGGTGCCTGAGACAGACCACACAATAACGCTCATATCTTGTTAAGactttataaattatatatacaaCCACCCTTAAGTAAAAGCAAAAATGACTTGACAAGATTTGGAAACAGCACTTATGAAGCAACCCACCCAGCAAAATTCTATCATTAAATTAACGACTCCTCAATGTCAAACTAGCCGGTTTTAgcaatataaaaagaaaaaagcaaGCAATTCACTCAGAATAGGAGGGAAATGGTAGAGTCTTCATAAAAAGCAAAGGTGGAATAAGAGTAGTCAATAAGAACACCAAGCGCTTGTAAGCAAATGCCTCAGAGGATGGGCATGGATAGTAGAGAAGATAGAAAAAGGACTTACATTCTCCCTTGCCTCTTGGTAGAGTGCTCGAACACGAGAAGCACCAACACCAACATATATCTCAACAAACTGAGATGCCGAAATGGAGAAGAAGTTCACCCCTGCCTCACCAGCCACAGCCTTTGCTAGCAAAGTCTTCCCCACCCCAGGTGGACCACAAAGCAGTATACCCCCTGAAAGCATTGCCCAATAGATATGTAACGATATAAGACAAGAATAAAGCAATACCAGGCTAATGTGCCAAACAAGGAATGGAAAAAAAAAAACTGAGGAATCATCAATGAAGTGAAACAGACAGGTGCATAGTAAATCTTATGCCTCACAACATTGTCAATATTTGAGAAGTGAGATAATGCAGGCAAGAACGGGAAAAAGGAAGAAGACAATTGCAGGgaaatagaatatatatatataagttgatGTAATGAATGACAACAAGAATCAGTAAACGGAAACTTTGAGGGGAGAGAGGCAGACAGACAGAAAAGAGGTTCTCTTAGTTAAAGTTACAGAAACAGATATCAAACTTATTAATGTTATACTGAAGTCAGAGTGAGTTCTATTCTTGCAAGTGATAGAATTATGTTAAAACATGGAGTAGTAAAATGCAGGTAGATGTAAAAACCAGAGAAATATCTAGGAGAAACTTTACTAAAGCAGGAATCTCTTGTTACAAAGTAAAGGCGCGCAAATACATTTTGCACTAAATATGTTACTCATAGAGCTATGGATATAGAAGTGTCCACTGCCAAAGGACAGAACTTAGTAAACCCCAATTCCGTGAAAAAGAAAGAGCCATAGGTGACCTAGCTAGTGGTGGACTAAAGAACCTTGGATCCCCTAACGCTGCAATTTCAGAGTGGAAGAAGCCTATAGCTTTATGTCTATTGTATCCACGTAAACACACGATTCCATAAGGAAATGTCAGTAAAGTACATAAATATACACTAGTACCCAGAACAAATAACTAACAAGTCTAGAGCAATTGAAGCAGCATATTCCTGCTGATCTGAAATAGAAAGAAAAGGACTTCCTATTTACAGAAAGTATACGTCAAACAACAAACTCAAATAGGAACCACATTCAAGAAGACTCCCCAAAAATCAATATCTGCATATATCTGACCTGGTATTTTGACTCCTCGCCTGCGATACATCTCCCCATGGGTGAAGAACTTAACAATTTCCTCAAGCTCCTCCCTGATTTTCCCAAGCCCAGCAACATCAGAGAACTTAACATCCACACCTCTTTCTAAATACTGGGGAAGTTTCTTATTACGTGCTCTTCGGACACGAGCACCTGACCTCATGAATTGCATAGCCATCTTCATATAAGGATTTTCCTCCCCTTTTCTTCCTTCCTCTTCGTCATCATCATCAACACCCTCAATCCCTTCCATTTCCCTCTCCAATTCCCtcatcttctttttctcatcagcTTCTGCTTTCTCTATCTTCAACCTATCCTCATAATCCTTTTTCTGCCTCCTATAACTAAGCACGACAGTTCTATAAAATATGTAGAAAAATACCAATCCAAGAGCAGTGGCAACATTCGAATCACTAGCTAAGGTTTCCCACATTCTTGCCATATCCTGAGAACTTCTACTTGCTTGACGCAACGACTCCTCATAcctcattctcttcaactccctctttcttttcctctcttcCATTTTCTTCTGTGTTTTCATTGCCTTCTCCATCCTCTCCCTCTCCTCCCTCATCTTTGACATCTCATGGTTTTGCctcctcttcaattcttctctcaCCCTCTTCAGCTCCAACGCCTTTTTCGACTGTGGCTTGGCCTTCATAAAAGAAAGCATCCAAGCTGGAATATTTGACAAGAACCCCAAATAAGGTGAAGGCAGCTCGGGTTTTTTCAGTGGTGGAGTATAGGCATTCATACAAAGTCCATCAATTTTCAGGTCATCCCATTCAGACCAAAATCTTGGATCACTCTCAACAGAAGGTAACACAATTCTAACAACCTTAGAATCCTCTAAAACAGCTAAAACTACCTCGGGTCGTTGCTTTAACCCTACATTAGGTGGTTTAATTATATGCTTAAGTTTCCCTTCCCTTTTCAAATCCAATATTTCTGTATAAGGCAGCCTGTTGCTCACAGTTGGAAGTCCTTGTGACCATTTTTTCAGCTCTTGTGGCGTTAAAGCCTCAGTCTTTTTCGTCGAACGTCTCTTTTCGGAGACTTTTGCTGCATTTGCGGGTCTTACAAGTGAAGTTGAAAGTACAGTGAGCGTAACTGAAAGATTAAGTAAACCCAGTTGATTAAACCTAAGTTTCTTGTCTTCTTCGGTTGTGGGACTGTCAGAACTGCATGAAATGATTAACGGAGTTCTATTTTTTCGACAGTAGGGCTTGTTAAATTGGGAAAAGGAAGGCAAAAATTGAGAATTGAGAATGCATTTACAGGCCATGTGATTAAAAAGAGAATTTTGAATAAAGGGTTGAGGATGATTACATTGTACAGCAAAGCAAGAGAGTGGTCTTCCCCAATTCCAATTTGGAATTGAGACTCCTCTTGGGCATTATATCAAACAGCTTCAGGATGAGAATTTTCGCTGCAAAAAAGTAATTAATTAATACAGCCTGAAGTTCATGAATTAAGAGTGGAGAGAGGAAGAAGAGACCGAGCAGATATGGTGGCGGGTCGCCTGCAAATAGGA
Coding sequences within:
- the LOC104244895 gene encoding probable inactive ATP-dependent zinc metalloprotease FTSHI 2, chloroplastic gives rise to the protein MACKCILNSQFLPSFSQFNKPYCRKNRTPLIISCSSDSPTTEEDKKLRFNQLGLLNLSVTLTVLSTSLVRPANAAKVSEKRRSTKKTEALTPQELKKWSQGLPTVSNRLPYTEILDLKREGKLKHIIKPPNVGLKQRPEVVLAVLEDSKVVRIVLPSVESDPRFWSEWDDLKIDGLCMNAYTPPLKKPELPSPYLGFLSNIPAWMLSFMKAKPQSKKALELKRVREELKRRQNHEMSKMREERERMEKAMKTQKKMEERKRKRELKRMRYEESLRQASRSSQDMARMWETLASDSNVATALGLVFFYIFYRTVVLSYRRQKKDYEDRLKIEKAEADEKKKMRELEREMEGIEGVDDDDEEEGRKGEENPYMKMAMQFMRSGARVRRARNKKLPQYLERGVDVKFSDVAGLGKIREELEEIVKFFTHGEMYRRRGVKIPGGILLCGPPGVGKTLLAKAVAGEAGVNFFSISASQFVEIYVGVGASRVRALYQEARENAPSVVFIDELDAVGRERGLIKGSGGQERDATLNQLLVCLDGFEGKGEVITIASTNRPDILDPALVRPGRFDRKIYIPKPGLIGRIEILKVHARKKPMAPDLDYMAVASMTDGMVGAELANIVEVAAINMMRDGRPEITTDDLLQAAQIEERGMLDRKERSPEMWKQVAINEAAMAVVAVNFPDLRNIEFVTIAPRAGRELGYVRMKMDHVKFKEGMLSRQSLLDHITVQLAPRAADELWYGKDQLSTIWAETADNARSAARTLVLGGLSEKHYGLSNFWVADRINDIDSEALQILHMCYGRAKEILERNRNLMDAVVDILVEKKSLQKEEFFNLVKLHGSLQPMPPSVVDLRSAKRLEFQDTLTNQKEVVSQGRN